The Desulfurellaceae bacterium sequence ATAGGGCTGCGCCTTGCCAAGGAAACCTTCGAGTATCTCCTGTTTGCCACTGTAGGTGCCCGAAACGGGCAGCGAGCCGGGCAGCCACCACGTCGCATCGTCGGCAAAGGCGGCGGTCACGCCGTCGATATTGCCGTGTGATAAATCTTCGATAAAACCCAACACGATTTTTTTGCTCTCTTCAGCGCCCATGGGACACCTCCTTATGTCTGTTCCTTGTACCTCACTCGCCGCCACGATCACAAGCCGCCGGTCGTGTCTCAGCTTGCCTTTCTCTCTTCGAGAAGGACCATGCTGCTCCACAAACCCTCCTGCGCGTTCGCGCCCTTCGGCGGGGCTCAGGACAGGCTTCCCCCTTTGAAAAGGGGGACTGAGAGGGATTTTTCCGGTGTGGCTGCTGCACTCGGAGCGGGTCGCTGGAAGCGCAAGCTTGACCGCGCCCGGCTTGTGGGGCATAGCCAAGCCAGGGGATAGGCAAAAAAGGAGGCCGCGTATGGATCTGAGCGGAAAAACAGCCCTGGTGACGGGGTCGAGTTCGGGCATTGGACGGGGGATCGCCCTGGCCTTTGCCCAACAAGGTGCCAATGTCGTTATCACCGGTCGCAACCAGGAACGCATTGCCCAGGTTGTGCGCGAGGCCGAGGCCAGCGGCGGCAGAGCCGTGGGGCTCAGCGCCGATGTCGCCAGCTTCGGCGAGGTGCAGGCCATGGTCGAGCAGGCCCGGGCCGCGCTCGGTCCGATCGACATTCTGGTCAATAACGCCGGGGTGTTTGCCACCCGTCCGCTGCACGACATGACCGAGACCGAGTGGGACGACATGCTGGCCGTGGACCTCAAAAGCGTCTTCAACTGCACGCGGGCCGTGATCGACGACATGCGCGCCAGCGGCTGGGGACGCATCGTCTGTATTACAGGCCTGGTCGGCAATGTGGGCTATGCCAACACTGCCCATGTGGCTGCGGCCAAAGCCGGGGTGCACGGCTTTGTCAGAGCCCTGGCGCGTGAGGCCATTGACGCGGGGATTACGGTCAACGCGATTACGCCGGGGCTGATCGACACGCCCATCCTGGCCGGCATCAGCGAGGCCCAGATGGCGGTCTTTACCCAGGAAATTCCGGCCGGCCGGATTGGCACGGTCGAAGAGATCGCGGCCGCAACTGTGTATTTCAGCTCGGACGCCGCAGCCTATACCACCGGGCAAATCCTGAATATCAGTGGCGGCGGAGTGGTATAAGAAATGACGAATTATGAAAGGAGGCGGCTATGGCTCGTATCGGGGTAGCGTTTGCCGGCGGCATGTCACCAACAGAGATTGTTGAGTGCGTCAGGCTGGCCGAGGAGCTGGGCTATGAGTCGGCCTGGGTCGCCGAGGGGCACGGCGGGGACCAGTTTGCGATCCTGTCGGCATGTGCCGTACAGACCGAGCGGATTCTGCTCGGTACCAGCATCAGCAGCATTTTTGTCCGCAGCGTGCCGACGATTGCCATGGCTGCGGCCAGCGTCGATCACCTGTCTGGGGGACGCCTGATCCTGGGGCTGGGCTCCAGCCACAAGGTCCAGGTCGAACCGGAGCACGGCGTCGTGTATCGCAAACCCGTCCAGCGCATGCGCGAGAGCGTGGAGATCATCCGTACCTTGCTGCGCGACGGACAGGTGTCGTACCAGGGTCAGGAAGTCAACATCGACAGCTTTGACCTGTGGTTTGAGCCGCTGCGGCGCGACATCCCGATCTATCTGTCGGCCGTTTTTCCGCGCATGCTGGAGACCTGCGGCGAACTCGCGCAGGGCACGATCCTGGTCTGGAGCACCCTGGAATCCGGCCGTCAGGCTGCCGAACACGTAGCCGTGGGCGCCCGCCGGGCGGGGCGCGATCCGGCCGAGGTCGATATTGTGTCGCTGCTGCCGTGCAGTGTGGCCGAGGACCGGCGGGAAGCGATGGATCGGCTGCGACCGGCCGCCGCCTTCTACGCCGGGTTTTTCCCGCGCTATAACCGCCTGATGGCCGAGAGCGGTTTTGCCGAAGCGGCCGCCGCCATCCGCCAGGCCTGGCTCACCGGCGACCGCGAAGGTGCGACACGGCTCGTCCCGGATGACATGGTCCAGGCCCTGAGCCTTGCCGGTCCGGCGGCAGACAGCCGGGAGCGGCTCGAAGCGTATCGGGAGTCGGGCATTCGGCTGCCGGTCATTTTTCCGGTTGGCGGCGAGCCGGACGGCAAGGCAAGGGTCATGGAGGCGATTCGGGCCTGCGCGCCGTGAAGCCCCCTCCCCTCGGCAGTAATCGCGACGCCGCTCAGTACGTCCCTGTGGGCAGCTTGGTGTGATCCCAGCTTGAGGTTTTGACCGGGGTGATCTTGAGAATCGCCCGTTTTTTGGCTCGCTCTTTGAGGACCGCATCCTCTGGAGGGGCGGGCGCTTCGCCACCCCGAAACTGACGAACCTCACGCATCACGTTCCAGACCTCTTGGGGATCGTCAATGACCTCACAGTCGCCGCGGATCATCAGACCCCTGAGCTGGTCGTAGGCGTCTCCAGACTCGATCATGACCGTCACCTTGGGGTTGCGGCGGGCGTTGACCACCTTTTGCGCCTTCTTGAAGGAGGTCATGTAGATGCAGCCGTCTTTGACCATATACGACATGGCAACGGCGTGGGGATAGCCGTTTTTGTCGATGGTACACAGGGTCATGGTTGTGGCCTCGACCAGGTAGGCCCGCTGCTCTTCCGGGGTGAGTTGGATCTGGCTCTGTCTGTTCATCGCTGTCCTCTCTACTGGGCAAACCAGCCGCCGTCGATCACCAGTTCCGTGCCGGTGGTATAGGCCGCCTCGTCCGAACACAGGTAGAGCGAACCGTAGGCGATCTCCTCCGGCCTGCCCAGGCGTCCCATTGGCGTTGCGGCTTTGATCTGCTCGTTCTGCTCTGGAGTGAGACCGCTGAGAATCGGCGTATCTATCTGGCCCGGATGAATCGAGTTGACCCGGATGCCTGCTTTGACGTACTCCAGGGCGGCCGACTTGGTCATCAGCCGAACAGCTCCCTTGGTGGCGTGGTAGGTGATCGAGCCCGGGCTGCCGATCAGGCCGTACAGAGAGGAGATATTGACAATCGCCCCACCGCCCGCCTCGCGCATGGCCGGCACCGCCGCCTTCATCCCCAGCCACACGCCGGTCTGGTTGACCGAAATCATGGTATTCCAACCCTCAAGCGTTTCCTCTTCGGTGCCCCGCGGCCAGTAGATGCCGGCGTTGTTGATCAGCGTGGTCAGCTTGCCGAAGCGTGATACCGCTTCGCCGACGGCACGCTCCCAGTCCGCCTGCCGGGTCACATCCAGGTTGACGAAGACCGCCTCGCCGCCGTTTGCGTTGACCGCTTCGACCACCGCCCGGCCCTTGTCCTCCTGAAGGTCGCCGGCCACCAGCTTGGCCCCCTCGGCGGCAAAAATCCGCGCATGAGCCGCTCCGATACCGCTCGCTCCGCCCGACACCAGGGCCACTTTTCCGTCCAGCCGTCCTGCCATAGTTGCCTCCTGCGTTTTCCCGTATCAGTATCCCAGGCGGTCTGGACGCGCAAGGAATTGCGCCGAATAGGAAACGTGATATTTGATGTGACATGGTCATCACGCTTCCTATCGATACCAGGTTAGAGGGGAAGGAAGCGTATACGGAGGAGGCGTCATGGATTTCCAGCTCAGTGAAGAACACGAAGAGATTCGACAACAGGTGCGCGCCCTGTGCTCCCGCTTTCCGGACGAATACTGGCGCGAGCGGGACGAAACGGGCGAGTTTCCGTGGGACTTTTATCAGGCGATTGCCGACGGAGGATGGCTCGGGGTGACGATTCCGCCCGAGTACGGGGGCAGCGGTCTGGGCATTACCGAAGCCGCCATCGTCATGCAGACAGTCGCCGAGTGCGGCGGCGGCACGCAGGCCTGCTCGGCCATTCACCTGGGTATTTTCGGCCTGGAACCGCTCATCAAATACGGCACCGAGGAGGCCAAGCAGAAATACCTGCCGCCCATCCTGAGCGGCGAGCTGCACGTGTCGTTCGCCGTTACCGAACCGGACGCGGGCACCAACACGACCCAGATCTCGACCTTTGCCAAACGCGAGGGCGACGACTACGTGGTCAACGGCCAGAAGGTCTTTATCACCAAGGCGCGTGAATCCAAAAAGATGCTGCTGCTGACGCGTACCACGCCCTACGAAGAAGCCGCCAAAAAAACCCTGGGCATGAGCCTGTTTTTTGCCGATATCGACCCCCAGGCGGTCGAGGTCAACGAGCTGCACAAGTGCGGCCGTAAAGCCGTCGATACCAACACGCTGTTCATCGACAACCTGCGCGTGGCCAGGCAAGACCTGATCGGCGAAGAGGGCCGGGGCTTCTACTACATCCTGGACGGCATCAACCCGGAGCGGATTCTGGTCGCCGCCGAGTGTGTCGGCATGGGCCGCCGGGCGATCCAGAAGAGCGTCCAGTACGCCAAGGAGCGGGTCGTGTTCGGCCGGCCGATCGGCATGAACCAGGGCATTCAGTTTCCCCTGGCCGAATCCTTCGCCAAGCTGGAGACCGCCGACCTGATGGTCCAAAAGGCGGCCTGGCTGTACGACCACGGCCAGCCGTGCGGCAAAGAGTCCAATATCGCCAAATACATGGCGGCCGAGGCCGCGTGTGAGGCGGCCGACCGCGCCATGCAGGCTCACG is a genomic window containing:
- a CDS encoding SDR family oxidoreductase; translation: MDLSGKTALVTGSSSGIGRGIALAFAQQGANVVITGRNQERIAQVVREAEASGGRAVGLSADVASFGEVQAMVEQARAALGPIDILVNNAGVFATRPLHDMTETEWDDMLAVDLKSVFNCTRAVIDDMRASGWGRIVCITGLVGNVGYANTAHVAAAKAGVHGFVRALAREAIDAGITVNAITPGLIDTPILAGISEAQMAVFTQEIPAGRIGTVEEIAAATVYFSSDAAAYTTGQILNISGGGVV
- a CDS encoding pyridoxamine 5'-phosphate oxidase family protein; its protein translation is MNRQSQIQLTPEEQRAYLVEATTMTLCTIDKNGYPHAVAMSYMVKDGCIYMTSFKKAQKVVNARRNPKVTVMIESGDAYDQLRGLMIRGDCEVIDDPQEVWNVMREVRQFRGGEAPAPPEDAVLKERAKKRAILKITPVKTSSWDHTKLPTGTY
- a CDS encoding acyl-CoA/acyl-ACP dehydrogenase: MDFQLSEEHEEIRQQVRALCSRFPDEYWRERDETGEFPWDFYQAIADGGWLGVTIPPEYGGSGLGITEAAIVMQTVAECGGGTQACSAIHLGIFGLEPLIKYGTEEAKQKYLPPILSGELHVSFAVTEPDAGTNTTQISTFAKREGDDYVVNGQKVFITKARESKKMLLLTRTTPYEEAAKKTLGMSLFFADIDPQAVEVNELHKCGRKAVDTNTLFIDNLRVARQDLIGEEGRGFYYILDGINPERILVAAECVGMGRRAIQKSVQYAKERVVFGRPIGMNQGIQFPLAESFAKLETADLMVQKAAWLYDHGQPCGKESNIAKYMAAEAACEAADRAMQAHGGYGYIKEYDVERYWREARLFRIAPISQEMVLNYVGEHVLGLPKSY
- a CDS encoding LLM class flavin-dependent oxidoreductase; translated protein: MARIGVAFAGGMSPTEIVECVRLAEELGYESAWVAEGHGGDQFAILSACAVQTERILLGTSISSIFVRSVPTIAMAAASVDHLSGGRLILGLGSSHKVQVEPEHGVVYRKPVQRMRESVEIIRTLLRDGQVSYQGQEVNIDSFDLWFEPLRRDIPIYLSAVFPRMLETCGELAQGTILVWSTLESGRQAAEHVAVGARRAGRDPAEVDIVSLLPCSVAEDRREAMDRLRPAAAFYAGFFPRYNRLMAESGFAEAAAAIRQAWLTGDREGATRLVPDDMVQALSLAGPAADSRERLEAYRESGIRLPVIFPVGGEPDGKARVMEAIRACAP
- a CDS encoding glucose 1-dehydrogenase, giving the protein MAGRLDGKVALVSGGASGIGAAHARIFAAEGAKLVAGDLQEDKGRAVVEAVNANGGEAVFVNLDVTRQADWERAVGEAVSRFGKLTTLINNAGIYWPRGTEEETLEGWNTMISVNQTGVWLGMKAAVPAMREAGGGAIVNISSLYGLIGSPGSITYHATKGAVRLMTKSAALEYVKAGIRVNSIHPGQIDTPILSGLTPEQNEQIKAATPMGRLGRPEEIAYGSLYLCSDEAAYTTGTELVIDGGWFAQ